The sequence ATTCAGGTTTCCACTTGTATCGATTTCTCCAACCAGACCCAGGCGCTTCGCCGAGCCAAGGCACCTCTCGGTTCTTTGATTTGCTCCCCACCTTTGAGTCGTGGAAAAGTTCCCTCATCGAATTACTAATCCGCGCGCAGAACGTTGTAACTTACAGCGGCGGGTGAAATACGCCGTATGGATACGACGCATCATGGGAAGCTCCCTGCACAGGAGGACGGAAGCGGACTTCCCTGCGCTCTCGAAGACCGGCGACTTTTCTCCCAGACTCCCTGCTCGGCGAGATGGAGAATCGGGGGTTCATTACGGAGGATTTGTTGTCTCCCGTGCGTCTCTGTGAGCTCAGAGATCGGTTGCAAACAGGTGGCCCTTCCGACTCCTTTGCGCGCCACCTGGAAATTAATCGAGCAAGATAGGCTTTTTCCACGCAACTCCCCAGCGGGAACTTCGAACATTGCTTTCTTCCCTGCCCTCCTGGGTTCGCAATTCTCAGCGGCTGCAGTTTCTTTGCATTGTCAATCGTTGAAAAAGACGGTGCACGAAACGTATGGGTGTCCCTCGGTCAAGGATATATTAttacagtactccgtactccgtacacataTACATAACCAGGGAAGAACAACTCCAGGCTGAGGGCAAAACTCCCCAAAGTCGCTCGAATTTGAAAGCCGTTCTGCCCGATCTGTCGgtacgtactccgtatagtACATACAATTCGTTTGCCTGCATTGCAGAGCCTTGGTTGTAgtcctctttcttttcattATTGCTCCATTTTCTGGAAACGTCGGTTCGCATTTTCAAACCCTCCATCCCAGCTTCATACAGCGTCTTCTTTGCCACATACTGTGTACGATGACAGCTGCGGATCATCGACAAATTGAGATTAGTGTCATGTAGTCCATCACACCCTCCTTTCACTGGTGAATCTGCTCTGCACGCACACCAAACTGCTTCGATGCAGTTCTCGAAGGATTCCACAGCGTAATATTCTGACTGGCGTACATACTCATGGGCCTTCGGGTCGGGATTACGATTCAACATGACCCCCTTTCATTGCGGTCCCATCATGGAGGGTACCGACACATATGAGACCCCGTCCAGTTGGTGAGAAGACTTCAACAGTCAACGGCAAAATCACGTCGATCCCTATTCTACTCAATGAGCAGCAATtcgcacacacacacacacacacacacacacacatacacaaacacacacacacacatctTGGGTCGTTGCAAATCCAAACACACAGGTTCGGTATGCGGCTGTCTTTGAACATGAAGAGCAAGCTCGATGTTTTTGCATTCGACCCCTAAGTTCCAGTGTTGCCAGCGCTGAAACAAGCAACTGTCGGGTGCGACTGGGCGGACAGCAGCGCGAGGCAACACACCACCGCATGCACGGGTATTGCTCGTTACACAACTCTCCATTTTCAGGCCGAAAGGTCGGAAAGGTGTCTGCCACCCAACTAATTGGCCTTCCATTAAACAGAATGTAACATGGAATCACTCCAAGTCGGATCCTGCCTGCGCCGCTTCTGCGCAGTGTCCATGACCGAAAGCTGACTTCGATCCCCTTTCGTCATATCATTCTGCAGCGGACgaagtatgtatgtatgtacatacagtGCTCCATACGGGGAACCAGGTTTGTGGTAAATGTCTAGAATATTTTTGCTTAATGTTTGTACAGCGTATCATGGCCCTAGTTACCTGTTTCAGGTCGCCATGCCGACTTTGCGCAGAAGCAGGCGTTTATCTAGCTATGATGCTGAGTTGCGTTTGCCATCACTGCACTGTGTATGCACTCTACGCGGAGAAGAGAATCCGTGAGTGGTTGTAATTCCCGATCAAGGATCAATGGATAGGGACCACGTGTGGTAAGGCAGCTGTGCAATGTTGGGTAAGAGTTTCAGGAATCTCAGTACAAGAGAGTGAGCAAGCTGCAATGTTGCTATATTTCCTAGCGACGTAGGATATGGCCTTCACTCTCTACATCTGTATATTAGTAGGGAGCAATAACTTGATTTATTCAAATAGTCCCGCTGGCCCGTGTTGTGGGTGGAAGTCCAGCCCTGATTCCATAAATAGATGGTTGAAAGAGAGTTTCCAGTTGGCCGCTGCTGGATCGACGTCCGTTTTCCGCCCCCTTAACGCCGCCAAAGACCTCGCCTTTTGGTTGCTTCCGTAACCGAACCCTAAACCGGCTTGCTGACATCAATCCCGACCATGCGCGGGAAACAATGACCTTTTCGATTGAAGTATCATATCTTTCCACTTCTCCTTGTCTGGTTCAACAGCCTCGACGAGAAGGCATTGTTGAATTATTATTCAAGCGCGTTTGAAATTTGAATATATTTTTTCCGTCAGTTACTTACGTTCATTTTTAACCTGGATAGAGGAGTCTTCGCTGCCAGTTGCGCTGGCCGGGCGCCGCCATGTTGACTGTGGAAAAGCAATGGATTAATGTACAGCAAAAGACGTTCACAAAATGGTTAGCTGAAGGATTTCGACCGCAATCTTCCGAGAGTCGTTGGTTATTTGCTAACATTTCTTTTTGTTGGTTGATAGGCTCAATAATAAGTTGAAAGTTCGTGACATCGCCATCGATGACCTTGTCACGGACCTTTCCGATGGAGTAAGTCCCGCGATTTTGAAAACAATTTGTCTCCGGGTCTTTTctctatttttcttttcttttctctcttttttctttttttttaatacaCGTCCTACTTCAAGGTTTTTGCTAACTGGTGTTTCTAAATTTCTTAGGTTATACTCATCCATATTCTTGAGATCCTTGGTAGCGAATCCCTGGGCCGTTATGCTTCCAGACCCAAGCTCCGAGTCCAGAAATTTGAAAATGTCAACAAATGCCTTGACTACATAAAAGGGAGGGGGATCCAGATGACGAACATTGGTGCAGAGGATATCGTAGATGGGAATAGGAAAATTATACTCGGGCTAATATGGACCCTCATTTTGCGATTCACTATTAGTGACATCAGCGAAGAGGGCATGACCGCCAAGGAAGGATTGCTGCTATGGTGCCAAAGGAAGACTGCTTGCTACCCAGATGTAGAAGTGAGGGATTTCTCGGCCAGCTGGAACGATGGACTGGCGTTTTGTGCCTTGTTGGATATTCATCGACCCGACCTCATCGATTTTGACGCTTTGGACAAAAATGACCACAAGGGTAATATGAAGCTTGCATTTGATATTGCAACGAAAGAAATCGGCATCCCTGATCTGCTTGACGTGGAGGATGTGTGTGATGTTGCTAAGCCGGATGAACGGTCCCTTATGACCTATATCGCGTACTGGTTCCATGCGTTTTCACAGCTCGAGAGAGTGGAGAACGCTGGACGCCGTGTTGAAAAGTTCCTCGTCAATATGCAAGGGGCTTGGGAAATGCAAAATTCTTTCGAGCGCCGGATGAGAGAGCTGCTTCGCAGCATTGCAAATCAGCGACTTCGGTGGCGTGAATCTTCTTTTGCGGGTACATATGCTGATGCAAAAGAACAAGCACACGAGTTCGCTGCGTATAAAAAGAATGAAAAACGCAAATGGGTAGCGGAGAAATCCGATCTTGCGGCCTTGCTTGGAAATATCAAAACTAAACTCAGCACATATCGGCTAAAGCCATATGAACCTCCTCCGGAATTACGACTTGAAGTATTAGATCAAGAGTGGGCTAATCTAACGCAGGATGAGCGCGAGAGGAGCCAGTTGATCAACGAGACAATCCGTGATATAAAAAACGCACTACGGAAATCCTTTGCTGATAAGGCCAACGACTTTGCCCTTACACTGAACACATTATCCCTGGCAATTTCGGGCCTTGAGGGTGACGTCGAGGACCAACTATCTCATGTGCAGCGCCTTAATGATAATCTTCCGCCCTTGGATGCGTTCCTGGAAACCATTGCTGACCTTGATGAACAATGTGTCGAAGCTAACATTGAGGAGAATGACTTTACTACCTATACGTTCGAGGAACTGTCTTATGAATTTGGCCTTGTCAAGTCAAGCGTATCCAAAAAGCTTGCATTTTTGGAAAATCAGATGGTGGCACGGAACATGACCAATCTGACACCGATACAACTCGAGGAATTCGAATCTGTGTTTAGACACTTTGATCGTGATTCCTCCAACACACTACACGAAATTGAGTTTTCTGCCGCTCTAGCAAGCTTAGGCTTGGTCTATGATGAGGATGAAATGCACGAAGTGTTTCTCGAAGTCTGTGGCCCTGGACGAGTGGAAAGAACCGCGGGAGTTAGCTTTGAACAGTTCATCCGATTCATGGTTAGCGTAACGGAAGATCAAAACACAGCTGAACAGGTTTTCCAGAGTTTTCGGGAAGTCGCTGACGGCAAGGTACGCTGGCATATTCCTTCCGGTAGTTTTGATGTCCATGCTAACATCTAAGCTTTCAAAGCCGTATGTTACGGAGCTTGATCTCAGACATTCGCTTATTCCCGAGGATCTCATTGACAATTTGCTCCAGACCATGCCCAAACACGAAGGTCCTGATCTCCTCGAAGATAGGGATTTGCCGAAATATGATTATATAACATTCATGGAGCATATGATGAATACAAGTGGGCGAGGCGATGAAGTGGACAGTAGGCAAGGCTTCATAAATGGCACAACCTGAAGGCTCATAGGAGTAGCTATGGCTTGAATATGCTCTTCTTTTTGTGATATTTTATAATTCCGATACGTCAGCATCGCTGGGGACCACGCAGAATGCTCATTAATACATATGCTTCCTCTGATAGGGGCCAAGTCTTTCATCAAGCACCCACCCTTAGGTACGTATATACTTGATATGCTTGAATGACTCTGCAGTGTAACCTCTGTTATATATTTAGTTACAAAACAGCACTCTTTTGAAGGAATTCTTGGTTTAGACACTTTTGTAGACCATGCTTCATCTCAATGTGCACATTGGTTCGTTGTAAGAGGCAGAAGCAACTTTTGCCTTTCATCCTTATTTTTCTTGGCAATGTCACGGGGACAGGGAAAGCCTGCCCATATGTGGCAACTCTTCAATCCCAAGCTTCACTCAAACAATCCTTGACAAGATTACAAAGTGAGAGCTTTAATAATCCTGCATATTCAAGAGCAGCATACCCCTCAGGCTACTAAAGAGCGACACATTCCCCAAATTCAGAATTGTCGAGTTGCGAAGCTCCCAAACATGGATCGGAGTTTGGATGAGATCATAGCTGAAAGACCGGTATGTCTTGACTCGACTCGCCATCTAATGGAATAAATCAAAACGAGTAAAGCCACCGAAGCCCACTAACTGACTTATTTTTATGTAGCGATATTCAAATCGTGGACGTACCAGGCAGTCTGCCGGACGTCGCGGCAATTTCTCCCGTGACGAAGCTCGAGTTCACAAGGTATGGTGTATCATTGGCCCCAGAGCGAGAAATTGAAGAGATCAATTCCACAGTAGCTAACTGTCCATTGCCTGATCTAggtcttcctcctcttcttcctctcgcTTCATCCAGACGTATCGTGATGGGACAGCCGTTTGAGCCACAAGGGATCCCCTCGTAAGGGGGAGCTTATGGCGCGAGCTGCCTTTCCTTTTCAGCAAAAGAATATATAATAGCTTCTAATGTACAGATATGATTATGACTATCGGCTAACCTtatccttcttcttctgtttgaacAACAGTTCTTCAGAAATGATCGCGCAGATGTAGAACTGTGAGTCAAATTCtttgttttttctttggACAATTGTGCTAGCGAGTGCTAATCATGGTATGTTTGCATCTGATGTAGTGATTGGGTTCATGATAAGTTCGAAGATGACAGAGACAGTGGGTTTTTAATTTCTCAACCTACAGTGATCGCGACGTTCCTTACGTGTCAAATCCAGCGCGCCCTGCTTCCTTTCGAGGGCCCCGTGCCCGTCGTGATGGCCGTCTTTCGCCGCCTCCTGAGCAGTATGCCCTTCAGTTGCCATATATGTTTGTTTGGACGGGTAGCTAAAGAACATGTTCTAGATCATCTAGCGGAGCCAAACTTCGTGTTAATAACTTACACTACGATATCACCGAGGAGGATTTAAGGGTAAGACACGCTCGTTTACCTCCTCGAACCCATGTGCTATTACAGGCAGGAAGTCTAATAGATCTTCTCATGAAAGGGCTTATTTACCGGCATTGGGCCAATTCTTTCCTTATCTCTTGTTTACGACCGTGCTGGGCGTTCCGAGGGAGTTGCCTTCGTCACTTACAAACGCCTCGTTGACGCGCAAACCGCAATTCGAGAGTTCGATGGCGCCAACGCCAAGGGACAGCCCATCCGTGTAACTCTCCTTCAGACCGGCGAGAGGTCCTCGAGACGTAGTCTGTTTGACGTTGCAGAAAAGCCAAGTGGCAGCTTATTTGATCGAGCGGAAAGGCCCCGCCGAGATTCTCGTAGCTTAAGCCCAGGAAGCGGTAATGAAGCCGCGCCTGGTCGTGGCCGTTATCGACGGAGCGATGTCTCCAAACCCCCTCCAGAGAACATCGACCGGTATGTCCCTGGCCAGCGGAACGGTCGTGGCTGGCGAGGTGGGGAAAATAGGAGCAGAAATGATAGTCGCAGGGGTGTGAACGGATCCCGAAGACCGAAGAAAACGCAGGAACAGCTGGACCAGGAGATGGAAGATTATTGGGGCAACAATGCCGGCACAGGGGGTGATGCGGGCAATAGTGTTGTTCAGGAAAGCAAAGTAGTAGCTGAAGCAGGCGCGCCGGCCGGGGATGATGATATCGATATGATCCAGTAGgaactttttttttattttgagCGGAAGGGGCATATTGGGATTATCTCCGCTCAA is a genomic window of Coccidioides posadasii str. Silveira chromosome 3, complete sequence containing:
- a CDS encoding uncharacterized protein (EggNog:ENOG410PIF3~COG:Z~BUSCO:2536at33183), whose product is MLTVEKQWINVQQKTFTKWLNNKLKVRDIAIDDLVTDLSDGVILIHILEILGSESLGRYASRPKLRVQKFENVNKCLDYIKGRGIQMTNIGAEDIVDGNRKIILGLIWTLILRFTISDISEEGMTAKEGLLLWCQRKTACYPDVEVRDFSASWNDGLAFCALLDIHRPDLIDFDALDKNDHKGNMKLAFDIATKEIGIPDLLDVEDVCDVAKPDERSLMTYIAYWFHAFSQLERVENAGRRVEKFLVNMQGAWEMQNSFERRMRELLRSIANQRLRWRESSFAGTYADAKEQAHEFAAYKKNEKRKWVAEKSDLAALLGNIKTKLSTYRLKPYEPPPELRLEVLDQEWANLTQDERERSQLINETIRDIKNALRKSFADKANDFALTLNTLSLAISGLEGDVEDQLSHVQRLNDNLPPLDAFLETIADLDEQCVEANIEENDFTTYTFEELSYEFGLVKSSVSKKLAFLENQMVARNMTNLTPIQLEEFESVFRHFDRDSSNTLHEIEFSAALASLGLVYDEDEMHEVFLEVCGPGRVERTAGVSFEQFIRFMVSVTEDQNTAEQVFQSFREVADGKPYVTELDLRHSLIPEDLIDNLLQTMPKHEGPDLLEDRDLPKYDYITFMEHMMNTSGRGDEVDSRQGFINGTT
- a CDS encoding uncharacterized protein (EggNog:ENOG410PQ3J~COG:A); its protein translation is MDRSLDEIIAERPRYSNRGRTRQSAGRRGNFSRDEARVHKFFRNDRADVELDWVHDKFEDDRDTRPASFRGPRARRDGRLSPPPEQSSSGAKLRVNNLHYDITEEDLRGLFTGIGPILSLSLVYDRAGRSEGVAFVTYKRLVDAQTAIREFDGANAKGQPIRVTLLQTGERSSRRSLFDVAEKPSGSLFDRAERPRRDSRSLSPGSGNEAAPGRGRYRRSDVSKPPPENIDRYVPGQRNGRGWRGGENRSRNDSRRGVNGSRRPKKTQEQLDQEMEDYWGNNAGTGGDAGNSVVQESKVVAEAGAPAGDDDIDMIQ